From a single Sorghum bicolor cultivar BTx623 chromosome 5, Sorghum_bicolor_NCBIv3, whole genome shotgun sequence genomic region:
- the LOC8072797 gene encoding putative glycine-rich cell wall structural protein 1, whose product MAGTKLVSLGLIVLMSIGLANAVRVARYSSADGTGTGQGGGGGYVNGGGSGSGSGTGSGDSGPYGSHASAGGGGGGGGTSQYGGSGYGSGSGSGSGSSTYSQGRYSGYGESSNAGGAGGGGGGGQAGGAWNSNAQGSGSGTGSGSSYANRNWYGSSQAGARANGNGGGTGNSQNGGGGGGSGAGTGYGNAYP is encoded by the coding sequence ATGGCAGGCACAAAGCTCGTATCACTGGGGCTCATTGTCCTCATGAGCATAGGATTAGCCAATGCTGTTAGGGTGGCTAGATACTCTAGTGCTGATGGGACTGGCACAGGCCAGGGAGGGGGTGGTGGATATGTGAATGGTGGGGGATCAGGGTCTGGGTCTGGCACCGGATCAGGTGATAGTGGCCCTTATGGTTCCCATGCAAGTGCTGGAgggggcggtggaggtggtggaacTAGCCAATACGGTGGGTCTGGATATGGTTCAGGGTCAGGGTCAGGTTCAGGGTCTAGTACATATAGTCAAGGACGGTATTCTGGCTATGGAGAGTCTTCTAATGCTGGTGGTGccggtgggggtgggggtggaGGACAAGCCGGAGGTGCCTGGAATTCCAATGCTCAAGGATCCGGTAGTGGCACCGGTTCTGGCTCTAGCTATGCTAACAGGAATTGGTATGGATCAAGTCAAGCAGGTGCACGTGCTAATGGCAATGGTGGTGGCACAGGAAATAGTCAAaatggtggcggtggcggtggttcTGGTGCCGGAACTGGGTATGGCAATGCCTACCCATAA